From Micromonospora rifamycinica, a single genomic window includes:
- a CDS encoding DUF3040 domain-containing protein, whose product MPLSEHEQRLFEQIERSLAEDPKFASAVRASDPRFHTRRRLLVAAGVVVVGLALLVYGAVIKTPPLAVAGFVVMLAALGYAVQSHRRAQSPDLHVVGGTTSRRRPRGRGGRRPSLLDRMEDRWRQRPEGHR is encoded by the coding sequence GTGCCGCTCTCGGAGCACGAGCAGCGGCTGTTCGAGCAGATCGAGCGGTCGCTTGCCGAGGACCCCAAATTCGCCTCGGCCGTGCGCGCCAGCGACCCGCGTTTCCACACGCGACGTCGCCTGCTCGTCGCTGCCGGCGTGGTGGTCGTCGGCCTGGCCCTGTTGGTCTACGGCGCGGTGATCAAGACGCCGCCGCTGGCAGTGGCGGGGTTCGTCGTCATGCTGGCCGCGCTGGGCTACGCGGTGCAGTCGCACCGGCGGGCGCAGTCACCGGACCTGCACGTGGTGGGTGGCACGACGAGTCGTCGCCGTCCGCGTGGCCGGGGTGGCCGTCGGCCGTCGCTGCTGGACCGGATGGAAGATCGGTGGCGGCAGCGTCCGGAGGGACACCGCTGA